A stretch of Flavobacteriales bacterium DNA encodes these proteins:
- a CDS encoding OmpA family protein: MRSTFLYILLFILFSSSAFAQCECEADKKYDKLLSQAEDKKKYDLRKRIAFLEDARELQEDCPRADFRLGELYFIRAKTSSNISYRQAQEYFEPLSQRCPDYHSDIHYYLGVIYYSQEDWSKSLESFDRFIDFPLDDPSKLARNYERKRSDVEGIISEVQFNAEIFGNPVPFDPVRVSGISTSSDEYLPMLSPDNERIYFTRKYTKKAKGDLYGRQVEEFTQSMRDGLESDFSRGKAMPAPFNLGDNYGGASLSVNNKEMYLTVCKPDPSGYPNCDIYVTRYAKQFNERTEEQEYTWTELENLGGGVNTKDGWEAQPSLSADGNTLYFATARESSTENAEGGKSIDIYYSLRGSDGRWGKARSIGEQINGPGNEKSPFMHGDSRTLYFASDGLPGVGGYDIFYSRLQDDGTWTEPKNMGIPINTPEDEHGLIVSTDGRLAYYSSNKIQGAEGLDVFRFEMPEAAQPDQVILVRGDVKDEDGEIVEDARIQLNYLDSKKVERVEIDPDDGSYATIINVEQEPVVMTIEKKDHAFEAKLFTEEVAEQSVIAEVDLTVQKVEVGKPYTINDIYYRSNSADIDENSKLVLNQFADYLARNPSLHISIHGHTDNIGSDADNLTLSTERAFEVMTYLQELGIPGSSLSFKGFGASRPIADNATAEGRAKNRRTEFIIEAK, encoded by the coding sequence ATGAGAAGCACATTTCTTTACATTCTCCTTTTCATCCTCTTCTCCTCCTCCGCCTTTGCACAGTGCGAATGTGAGGCCGATAAGAAATACGATAAACTCTTGTCCCAAGCCGAGGATAAGAAGAAGTACGATCTACGCAAACGCATCGCATTCTTGGAAGATGCCAGGGAACTTCAAGAGGATTGTCCGCGAGCCGATTTTCGATTGGGTGAGCTCTATTTCATACGGGCAAAGACTTCTTCCAATATCTCATACCGTCAAGCACAAGAATATTTCGAACCCTTGTCTCAGCGATGCCCGGACTATCACAGTGACATCCACTATTATCTAGGGGTCATCTATTACTCGCAAGAAGATTGGTCCAAGTCGCTGGAAAGCTTCGATCGCTTCATCGATTTCCCTTTGGACGACCCCAGCAAGCTGGCAAGGAATTACGAGCGCAAGCGATCGGATGTAGAAGGAATCATCTCTGAGGTCCAGTTCAATGCAGAGATATTCGGCAATCCCGTTCCCTTCGACCCGGTGAGGGTGAGCGGTATCAGTACATCTTCTGATGAGTATCTACCCATGCTCTCTCCTGACAATGAGCGCATCTACTTCACCCGTAAGTACACCAAAAAGGCCAAAGGAGATCTATACGGTAGGCAGGTAGAAGAATTCACACAGAGCATGCGGGATGGGCTGGAAAGCGATTTCAGTCGGGGCAAGGCCATGCCGGCTCCTTTCAATCTAGGCGATAATTACGGAGGGGCCAGCCTCTCGGTCAACAACAAGGAGATGTACCTCACGGTATGCAAGCCCGATCCCTCGGGATATCCGAATTGCGATATCTATGTCACGCGCTACGCCAAACAATTCAATGAGCGTACCGAGGAGCAGGAGTACACCTGGACCGAGCTGGAGAATCTGGGAGGCGGTGTCAACACAAAGGACGGTTGGGAAGCACAGCCCTCACTCAGTGCAGATGGGAATACCCTCTATTTCGCTACGGCCCGTGAGAGCTCTACTGAGAATGCAGAAGGAGGCAAGAGCATAGATATCTATTACAGTTTGAGAGGGAGCGATGGCAGATGGGGTAAGGCACGGAGTATCGGTGAGCAGATCAACGGTCCGGGCAATGAGAAATCCCCCTTCATGCACGGTGACAGCCGTACACTCTACTTCGCCTCGGATGGCCTTCCAGGAGTGGGAGGCTATGACATCTTCTACAGCCGTCTGCAAGATGATGGGACATGGACCGAACCCAAGAACATGGGCATTCCCATCAATACACCCGAGGATGAGCACGGTCTCATCGTGAGTACAGATGGGAGATTGGCTTACTATTCCTCCAATAAGATACAGGGGGCAGAAGGCTTGGATGTATTCCGATTCGAGATGCCTGAAGCGGCCCAACCCGATCAGGTGATACTGGTGCGCGGAGATGTCAAGGATGAGGACGGTGAGATCGTAGAGGATGCCCGCATACAGCTCAATTATCTGGACAGTAAGAAAGTAGAGCGCGTGGAGATAGACCCCGATGATGGTAGCTACGCCACCATCATCAATGTGGAGCAAGAACCTGTGGTGATGACCATCGAGAAGAAGGACCATGCCTTCGAGGCCAAACTATTCACCGAAGAAGTGGCAGAACAGAGTGTCATTGCAGAGGTGGATCTCACCGTGCAGAAGGTGGAGGTCGGCAAGCCGTACACCATCAACGATATATACTATCGCAGTAACTCGGCCGATATCGATGAGAACTCCAAACTGGTCTTGAATCAATTCGCAGACTACCTCGCCCGTAATCCAAGTCTGCATATCTCCATCCACGGTCATACCGATAACATAGGCTCAGATGCAGATAATCTTACACTCAGCACAGAAAGGGCCTTCGAGGTGATGACCTATCTCCAAGAATTGGGCATACCTGGGTCTTCACTGAGTTTCAAGGGTTTTGGAGCGAGCAGACCCATTGCAGATAATGCCACAGCAGAAGGACGCGCCAAGAATCGGAGGACCGAGTTCATCATCGAAGCGAAATAA
- a CDS encoding DUF4920 domain-containing protein, whose translation MIRTGLMLLGASMILACGGQQAQENVVEGQATDVRSYGAVITADDVIDADMLLTELEETDTVACAFSGTIQETCAKKGCWMTLDAGMDDEMRVRFTDYGFFVPTEGQSGKKTVVKGIAYKSVTPVDELKHYAEDAGKSKEEIDAITEPEVSVAFLADGVLIYD comes from the coding sequence ATGATCAGAACAGGATTGATGCTTCTCGGAGCAAGTATGATATTGGCCTGCGGAGGACAACAGGCCCAAGAGAATGTGGTAGAAGGCCAAGCGACCGATGTCCGTTCCTATGGTGCGGTGATCACCGCTGATGATGTGATCGATGCCGATATGTTGCTCACCGAGTTGGAAGAGACCGATACGGTGGCATGCGCATTCAGTGGGACCATTCAGGAGACCTGCGCCAAGAAAGGCTGCTGGATGACCTTGGATGCAGGCATGGATGATGAGATGCGCGTGAGGTTCACCGATTACGGGTTCTTCGTGCCAACAGAAGGACAGAGCGGCAAGAAGACCGTGGTCAAAGGCATCGCTTATAAGTCTGTCACACCGGTGGACGAATTGAAACACTATGCCGAGGACGCGGGTAAATCCAAAGAGGAGATCGATGCCATCACAGAGCCAGAGGTCTCAGTTGCCTTCTTGGCCGATGGGGTCTTGATCTACGATTGA